Proteins from a single region of Butyrivibrio fibrisolvens:
- a CDS encoding SOS response-associated peptidase family protein: protein MCTRYALEKDLPELKDIIDAASRSRLVQKFIDTHARPFITYGEIRPTDIVSVLAPNPKGERCAYPMQWGFLSKDNKRTLFNARMETAGVKPTFKDAWKSHRCIIPASYYYEWQHFKSPDGKEKTGDKFAIQPAGLTVTWLCGLYRIEDGYPVFVVLTKDPTKELSKIHDRMPLILPTDKIDDWISPSSDPEEIARYALEDMVIEKAES from the coding sequence ATGTGTACCAGATATGCCCTTGAAAAAGATCTTCCGGAATTAAAAGATATAATAGATGCAGCCTCAAGATCGAGACTCGTACAGAAATTTATTGATACCCACGCAAGGCCATTTATAACATATGGTGAAATCCGTCCTACAGATATCGTATCTGTCCTGGCTCCAAATCCCAAAGGCGAAAGATGTGCATATCCCATGCAGTGGGGATTTCTATCTAAAGATAACAAGAGAACCCTTTTCAATGCCCGCATGGAAACAGCAGGTGTTAAGCCGACTTTTAAAGATGCCTGGAAATCTCACAGATGCATCATCCCAGCTTCCTACTACTATGAATGGCAACACTTCAAAAGCCCTGATGGTAAAGAAAAAACAGGTGACAAGTTTGCAATACAGCCCGCCGGATTAACAGTGACCTGGCTATGCGGCCTGTACCGTATTGAAGACGGCTATCCTGTCTTTGTAGTCCTGACAAAAGATCCCACCAAAGAACTTTCCAAGATTCACGACCGAATGCCTCTTATCCTTCCAACAGATAAGATTGATGACTGGATAAGCCCATCGTCAGATCCTGAAGAGATAGCCAGGTATGCGCTTGAAGATATGGTTATAGAAAAAGCTGAGAGTTGA
- the tnpA gene encoding IS200/IS605 family transposase, which yields MDKNSIFAINSDVTHGRGYVYCLQYHIVWCTKYRKKVIIGNIESDVKEHLYRTAEDLDIKILAMETMPDHIHMLIECKPQCRISDAIKVFKGNTARWLFLTHPEIKTKLWGGHLWNPSYFVATVSERTKEQITNYISSQKEK from the coding sequence ATGGATAAAAATAGCATATTTGCAATAAATTCAGATGTAACGCATGGTAGAGGATATGTATACTGCTTGCAGTACCATATAGTATGGTGCACCAAGTATCGTAAGAAGGTCATTATTGGCAATATAGAGTCAGATGTTAAAGAACATCTTTACCGTACAGCCGAAGATTTAGACATTAAAATCCTTGCTATGGAAACAATGCCTGACCATATACATATGCTTATAGAATGTAAACCTCAATGCAGGATTTCAGATGCAATTAAAGTATTCAAAGGCAATACTGCAAGATGGCTGTTTCTTACACATCCAGAAATCAAAACTAAGCTTTGGGGTGGACATTTATGGAATCCATCATATTTTGTAGCAACTGTAAGTGAGCGTACTAAAGAGCAGATCACTAATTATATAAGCAGTCAGAAAGAAAAGTAA
- a CDS encoding XRE family transcriptional regulator gives MKKDIGKVIAKHRKAMKLSQIDLAGQLAEHNIVITNAGISAWEKGNTTPSAEALLTVCEILKINDIYTEFIGENPLDPFKDLNTEGTQKALEYIDLLKKSGDYKKQSAKLIDIKPRLMKIALISASAGTGNLLDEENFEMMEISEPVPKKANFGVYITGDSMEPRFHDEELVWIEQKDLLESGDIGLFFLDGMTYIKKYVVNKSGTFLVSLNAKYKPIEVGEYSTFKIFGKLAED, from the coding sequence ATGAAAAAAGACATAGGTAAAGTCATTGCCAAACATCGCAAAGCCATGAAACTATCCCAGATAGACCTTGCAGGCCAGCTTGCAGAGCACAATATCGTTATTACCAACGCAGGAATCAGCGCCTGGGAGAAAGGGAACACCACCCCCAGTGCCGAAGCTCTTCTGACGGTATGTGAGATACTTAAGATCAACGATATTTACACAGAATTCATTGGTGAGAATCCTTTGGATCCTTTTAAAGACCTCAATACTGAAGGCACTCAGAAGGCGCTCGAATACATTGATCTTCTTAAGAAATCCGGAGATTACAAGAAGCAAAGTGCAAAACTTATTGATATTAAACCTCGTCTTATGAAGATAGCCCTCATCTCTGCATCAGCAGGTACCGGTAATCTTCTTGATGAAGAGAACTTCGAGATGATGGAGATCTCAGAACCGGTTCCCAAGAAAGCCAACTTTGGCGTATACATCACAGGAGACAGTATGGAACCCAGGTTCCATGACGAAGAGCTTGTCTGGATCGAGCAGAAAGACCTGCTCGAATCAGGTGACATCGGACTCTTTTTCCTGGATGGTATGACTTATATCAAAAAATATGTAGTTAATAAATCAGGAACATTCCTTGTTTCACTCAATGCCAAATACAAACCTATTGAAGTGGGCGAATACAGCACCTTCAAAATATTTGGCAAGCTTGCTGAAGATTAA
- a CDS encoding vWA domain-containing protein, with protein MSKGYTEIVYILDRSGSMSGLEADTIGGFNSMIKQQKKTGEKAVVSTLLFDDTCEVIHDRIPIEKIEKMTDRQYYVRGCTALLDAVGGAIKHISNIHKNGSKEDRPEKTIVVITTDGMENASRHYSREKIEKMVKHQQKKYGWEFIFIGANIDAYAEAQKYGIRKERAVNYVCDDIGTANVYAGVSKAVCSVMKADSLCQASASLDRSGWDEDIKTDYAKRGKKTVNKGLKRGFMKLGINNWEN; from the coding sequence ATGAGTAAAGGTTATACAGAGATAGTTTATATTTTGGATAGATCAGGTTCGATGAGCGGTCTTGAAGCAGATACCATTGGTGGCTTCAATTCTATGATCAAGCAGCAGAAGAAAACAGGCGAAAAGGCTGTAGTATCAACTCTTTTGTTTGATGATACCTGCGAAGTTATTCATGACAGGATTCCGATCGAAAAGATCGAGAAGATGACTGATAGGCAGTACTATGTAAGGGGCTGCACGGCACTCCTTGATGCAGTGGGTGGTGCGATCAAGCATATAAGCAACATACATAAGAATGGTTCAAAAGAAGATAGGCCGGAAAAGACGATCGTAGTTATTACCACAGACGGTATGGAGAATGCCAGCAGGCACTATTCTCGCGAGAAAATTGAGAAGATGGTAAAACATCAGCAAAAGAAATATGGATGGGAATTCATATTTATAGGTGCTAATATTGACGCCTACGCAGAAGCTCAGAAGTATGGTATCCGCAAAGAAAGAGCTGTTAATTACGTATGTGACGATATCGGCACTGCTAATGTATATGCCGGCGTATCTAAGGCTGTATGCTCAGTAATGAAGGCAGATAGTTTGTGTCAGGCATCTGCAAGTCTTGATAGAAGCGGATGGGATGAAGATATAAAGACGGACTATGCGAAGCGCGGGAAGAAAACCGTAAATAAAGGTTTGAAGAGGGGATTTATGAAGCTTGGAATAAATAATTGGGAAAATTGA